ggtcgataagttgggaaataatattatttatatggtgtgttgttgattatagaagaaacgtatcctagtaatctaggttgatgatgtcccttgaggagctcatgggattgtcatgtaaaccatgcaggtggccTAAGTCCAAATGataataaagttgggtggtactactcttgaagctagatattaattaagtgagctgtcgagaactcatttaattaaggcatcgatatcttaaatacggAGATTCGCctttcatgataagaaggagctcatattgtaatatgggattggtgcggtagtgcaataataactctttagtggtatgagttattattgatgaacttgagttgggtgttcggggccacaggaagctcaagctctcgggagaccaaaccaattctcCTCATGGTTCCTGttgtagccttttatttataaagtctatatccacaaagtccacttctacccaagtaatgggtcgccacatccttgcttggtgcaagggggtcaACCAAGAAAGGGCTTGAAGCTAAGAGGTGGTCcgaagcttggtgcccaagctaagaGCCCaccactagaaaaggaaaaggatgttttgttttaaaataaaattttgttaaaatctttcatttttgtagttatctacaatggttaaaagaaagattttaatttcctttatagtcatcctcatggttttaaaagagagttttaaaattttaaatatttccttttatagtacaaaagattaaagagagattttaattttgttaaaatcttccttatttgtagttatctataatgtttaaaagagatattttaattttgataaaattttttcttttttgtaaccatgatttaaaaaaagaagttttaattaatcttcctTTTGTAGTTGTCTCATGTTTTAAAagaagattaattttaaaactttcttttgttgccatgtacaataggaaatttaaaatagagattttaattgttgttaaaattttcttttttaaggggaggtcacaaataaggaagttttaattatgtttaaaaattttcctttttgtcatgaccaaggattataaaagagaaggagagggtgcctcatgagacatACAACCTTAttctctcctttcttttccttggtgtggttggcccttcctccttctctcttctctcttcatAGGCCTGCAACACACCatcctttcttctctttctttcttctttctaaggtcggctcatctcttcttggtggccgaaacttgaaaagaATTGGAGAAGACTCTATCTTGGTAGTCGGTTActtgaagagaagaagaagaagaaagtttcctattttggcatcccttggtggctcaagagtcttggaggaaaagaaggagcttgggtggatttcatcttggtagatcgtctccCACATGACGTCGAAGAGAAGGAGATAAATACAAGAGAAGAGGTCTATAaactacaaagaaatgtataactagttatttgtttcgcatcataactagtccatgttctttgtatagatcttaaaaatcaacacaagaggctactcgatttaggttatcgtttttgttatcgattttattttttgatttcatatttCGATATTGTACTCTATTGAGGTCTCagtaattaaacttaatttcgtaagaagttaaatatatgatttcttcaaagactttgtctaggaagtggatgctcccatacccaagaagacctagtgtctcatGTTTAACcaggaagtcgatctttgaaataaatatttaattaacttctgtaatatagtttaacttataAGAACACAtcgattaaacttggagtaaaatattaagtatcacttcgaattcaagtttaacttaagaggataatttggattaatattgttaagcatcgtttgcaatccaaatttaacttcagtagagcatatgggtagctatgatagttctatacttgtacaaatttttatattgGGGAACTAGAACGGTGTCCGGGTATAGCAACCAACAGTGACAACACGCTTAGCGGTAGAATTCAACTCATCTATTCGCCACAAAGTCGCTTGCTCTTTTTGTTCAAAgatacttttcttttgtttgtcttttgatcttttggagcttcaaaatcatatttgattattaataaaacttcaaagtcggttttaaaaaatatctccattcgctttttccataGGGTGAATTTTCCCTTAAATTTTGGCGGGTATATACTTGGTCTGGCCATTGTCTTGTTTGCTTCGGTCAGCGATTAGTCTTTTTGAAGTGAttgggctctgatactacttgttaatCCCAGTGgggctggctagaggggggtgaatagcctgtaaTCAGAGTTAGAAGAATCTCTTGTTATTTGAACAAAGAAAGGATGCAATATTAATTAAGCAATTATAACTTTAAAGAAGAACATCATAAGAGGAAATAAGTAAGAAGACTacagtatttttacttggttataatttaggtggttgttaatccaaggtagatgaaagctcactaaaattctccttcgttgaaggcaaagaagcctcttacactctttaatAGCTCAGAAATATACTAGAAAATGAATAAAGAAATTGTtatttaattcctagctctaggtgcCTTTTTATAGCTCATGGAAAATTTTATCggtggcttgaaggtgcctccaagataGTCCAAAGCACCTTCAATGAGACAAGTTTTATTGCCAAATATAAAACTTTACCTTTAGCTAACGATTATTGAAGGCGCATTCAATAGGCTGTATGGCACTTTCGATATTGTTCATGCGAGGCACCTTCTAAGCCATTGAACGCGCCTTCCATGAGGCAGATCAACCTTTTAGCTGATCTTTGTTTGCTTAGGTGATGCTCCGATTaactggagttgagctcacccgaacctaattccgaccttctcctcgagcaagtttcctcCCCATTTTCTCATCTCTTGAATATCACGCACGTCCTtattgtccaccggtgtactcttccatagctcctcgtccctcggatgcaccgagcccgttgactcctTTCCCATGATATCCTTCTAGtccgctgcgtcttccgctcgacttcttgtgctcctaagtttctgcacacttagacataagacattAAATACAAATAGAACCTAACATAACTTGTTTGACTACGTCAAAACTATAATGGGGTACTTACAGGCTTGCCTTTGAAACAAGAATCTGAGATCTAGAAGTCAACTGAGTTTATAAGGAAATTTGCTTTACACTTATCTTTTGTATGTATAAGAGATGAGCATGCTTGTGTAAATCTGACCAGAGTTATTACTGTccgactatatgaaggaggatTGTCATGTATAGGGGTGGCAATTCAGTTCgtgttcgggttcgggttcgggttgacaggTTGGCGGATTGgcaaatgacaacctgaacccgacctgattattaattcgggtcaaactattcaacctgaacctgatctgtttatttgcacttgacccgaacccgacccgtttgacccgtttaacccgtttaatccgtttgacccgtttgaccTGAACATGACTtgaattcaataaaaaaaaatttatatattaaattaaaaattaaaaataacatttatctacacaAATTGAAAATCCATGTCATAAATGATAAACCATAGCAACATTGCAACCAATAGCACATCTCTATATttagggtttttaacttttttaaatttgtaattttagtttaaatttataattatttataaatgagtttgcgggttgtaattgggtcatttcaggttgaaccgaacccgacctgtttattaattgggtcaattCGGTCAAcccgatttcgacccgaacccgaaactacccaaccttaacctgattttttcgtgttcggttcgggtcgtATTTTCGTGTCAGGTCAAAAATTGGCACCCCTAGTCATGTAAGGAAAACCCGTAGGGTCATTAGTAACGATCGGTCATATGCTAAAAGACTTATCTTGATTAGGAAGTGAGTCCCTTTGTTCTAGCCGGACTTATGACGGGTCGGATCTATGATAGGTCAAACTTCCCAAACTTGGTCGGTTATCGATTGCTCGGATATATGAGATGTCTTAATACAAGAATGGGACACTAGGTCCCTTAAGTCCGACCGATTTCAGGGTCGGTAGGTCGTCTCATTATGAAAGCCTTAGCCTTGAGCGAAGGTTAAAGTCCTATTGAGACTAATATGTTGGCTGTCACTTCCCCTTGACTTTGACGGtcacatcaccttgactttgagtACCACATTATACCAAGTCCACCCGTAACATTCCGTATCAAACATAATCTTATAGGGATTAGTATAACCCCATTCTTCTTAATTTAAAAACAAACTCAAATTTTTTAAGAAACTATAAATATATATGGCTTAAAAAATGATTCAACTATAAACATACTCATGAAAGTTCAATGAGTACTATTGtccataaaaaaaaatcacatcgAGAATGGAACAAATCTCTTGGAAAATTTTGAGAAATCACACATGTACATTAATTAAAGTATAGCAAATTTTAATTCGATGCATTAAAAATTAAACAACATAATAATTAATGTTCATCAAAAGCATCAATTAAAgtaatgaaatttattaaaaaatttcatcAACAATATGACACTTACATAGACTAAACGAGGTTTATTGTTGTCTCCTTCTATTCTCCAGCCGATATCAAGAGAAATCGGCAGCCGCAAGTGGAGTTGGAACGAAGAGAAAACATTGATTTGGAGAGTTAGGACTTCTTTACACTAAATGAATAATAATCGGActctaatttatattttttagagCCACATGCACATAATATATTACTTCCGTCTGATATTTGCAAAGCAATTAACGATAGATATCGATATATTCTCTAAAATAAAAACTAATGGTGGAAGATATAAATGGGTACCGAAATATTTTAGCagaaaaaattagaaataataGGGATATAATAATGTATTTCCCATAAAACTGCTGCAGCCTATACTATCCGTGGATGAAGATCTGACCGTTCAAAAGGGACAGCAGCTAATCTTGATGCATTATTTACCCCATTTTGCTAATCTTAAAGTCGGCTCGGAGCCCTGTTTACTTACACGCCCGAAGAAGAGCACATAGATGAACCAGTTTGAAAGCTTTGAGCTctgtttaaaattaattaattaattaaaaaaataaatcaaatttaaataatcatttcagcaacttgattaattttaattttaattatttaaatttaagatttaagaaCAGGGTCATTTGAAAAATAGATAAACTACAAAGagttaaataaaaaattcctGCCGATTTTAGCTAGATTTGCGGGGCCGCCTCCACCGTCGGACAACGGCTGACCGAGGGAATCTGAGTAATCGACCAATCAGCAGCTGGCTCGTTTCGCTGGGGCCCGCAATAAAAAAGTtgttataaaaatataattaattatttaaaaaaaatcacattcCAACTAAATTAGCACTTAGCTTAATAATCACATAAATGAAACTTTCCCAAAATGTATTTACATGAATTCAAACATTCAACTCAAGGGAACTCGCAACTCAATTCGACTCGATTGTGACCTAATGTTAGACTTACGACTTACGCATAACCAAAAACATGTCTCGCACCAATTAATTCCTTGTCCAATATCTATATATCAACTTAAATCGTCTCGATAGATTTTTGaacttttcttctttgcttcttcctATGAGTCAATCCTTACGCATGTGATGTACTAGAGCATGTCCTTGTTTCCACCAAACTAAAGGGGGGCAAAGGGTGGTCTCCTTTTGATGCTTCCATTTCGCAAACATCCTTTTCTATTAATTATATCGACCGAGGCGCTTTAAATTGAGCCTTCGAGCAACAATATCTCGATAGATTTCTCGAAGAATAAACATGATTTGCTTTCTTGTGGTGGAGGCCGTTTGGGAGGCTATGGGAAAGAATAATGATATTGGGTTAGGCAATTGATGTAACAAGCATACACATGATAAGTTTCTTGAATACAAAGGTGGTGGTGGTGAGACATTGAGAGAAAGATGTTTATCGATTCAATGATTCAAATAAAGAGaagtttgattagggttttcgtTTTCCCTAAATAGCAATAGAAGGGATAAAGATAAGTAAAAAAGTTTGATTAATTGGATTAGGATTTTTTTTGAATAGTAATTGGATAAGGATAAGGTTATAAAGATGCCTAACTTCATCAACACTGTTCAACTTTGAGGGAAAAAAGAACAAGAATTTAGTATTGCtattaaaaactatatttaaaagATGGTACTCTAAAGTATTGTCCTGTATTACATTAAAAATGTACTTTTAGCTAAATAAGTAAATAGGTGTAGTAGGATTTCATAAGGAATGAGGGATAGTATCCAATATGATTTTGTATGATttttattatatcatattctcAAAGTTATCACTAGCAATGATAAATAGATACATGTTCTTTACCGATTTATCATATTCTTAAAATTGTCACAATCAAGGATAAACAAGTATATGTCCTTAAAGTCACggatttaaaagttaaaattagatgaaaatATACTATTATTGAAAAGTTCAGTTGAAAATTgagttaattaatattttatagatTCAATTagcttaatttttattaaaatgcttAGTTAGTTCGGTTTATTTTCAAACTTTATCGTTGTATTTGGTATTCCCCTCCTCACATACCTCAAACAGTAGCCAACCTAACAAAGAGCAACCATAGATTCCAAGTGACAGCgatgcaacatcagcatctgACCTCAGTAACCCTTCAACTTCCCCCCTTTCCTTTCAAAACCACAGCACTGCTTCGATCCTCCACATGCAAAACCTAGTTAGGCCTGCCCCCCTTGCTGCTCCAAGCAGCACAAGCATGTCCACAAGGCAACTAAATTAAGCCTCCACTTCGTCCACTCCGAATTTTTCTCCACCAAAAAGAAAAGGGCAGCAGTGCAATGCCCCTTTGGTCTTTGCTCCTCGAGGGAGACAAGGCCAACGCATGCATATCTCTCATGACTTGGACTGCACCACTAAGCCCTATATATGTTTTCATTCCGTGCGCCGAGCTGAAGCAAACAGGAAGGTGGCATGGGGAAAGGTGTGCTCAGGAGTGCAGCCAGGGCCCTGTCCTGGCCCAGGGGCAGCAAGACGACTTGTTCGGCCGAGGTGCCGGAGGACGTGAAGGAGGGGGAATTTGCAGTGGTGGCGGTGTGGAATGAGGAGGCAACCAGGTTTGTGGCCTCACTCAGCTGCCTGTCAAACCCTGTGTTTCTGAGGCTGCTGGAGCTGGCAGAGGAAGAGTTTGGGTTTCAGCAAGAAGGGGCACTTACTGTTCCTTGCAAGCCTTCAGAGCTGGAGAGGATCATCAAGGGGATTAAGaatttttagtttttttgttttgttttgttttgtcttGTCTTTGATTTTGTGTGTCTGTGTTTAGGGTTGTTTGGTTAGAATTGACGGGAGATTACTTGTAGAACTGTAATATGAAGATTGATCATGACTTTGTAGTTCTCTGTTTCATTTCAGGTGTTTTAATTTGAAGGTTAGGTTTAAGGAttatagagctcaatagggttgcACGGTTAGATTGTTTCATTGCATCACGTTTAAGGCAATAGAAATGGCTGCTATAAGAGATGGGCACACAACAAAAGATAGACTTGGATGGAGTAAGAAACTCATGAGCACCCTACTATCAACTGTTAATTTCAGTACAAGAAAACTTACTCTTATATGTGAACGAACGAAAGTGACCATTCGAAGAGTAGATAATCCTTCATGCCAGACAAATCTTGAGGTGTCTCAAGATATTATACACAGCATCGAGATGAGGATTGTAAAAGACCTGCAGAAGATATCTGGTCACACCGAGTAATACCTGAGATCATCATCATCCTAACACATTTGGCTCAATTGGGCTGCATATGGTCCTAGCTAGTTAAAAGAACAACTCAACTCCAAGCATTATGCTACAATTGCTTTTCTATGGCGAGTTGATCAAGTTTCAAAATCAGTTAAATCCAATTCTAAGTTGCTGACAGCAGCAACAGTTTGAAGAACGATTGAAGTCAGAAGAGCTTTAATATTTTGGACAGCCTAAACCCTGTTTTACCTAGTTAACGGTTGGAGAGCACAGAGAACCAACAGAGCAATACACTGAAGACAATGGCATGAGATAACCAGATACCATAAGCAAACAACTGAGAAATGTTAAAGTGATTGGGTAGCAATCTCCGAAGAAAGTTCTGACACGGTTCTGACACAGCATATTTACATGTTACATGAGCGAGCAACTTCTGAAAGTCTAGGTTTCAACTGACACTGAGCGGAAACGAAAAACCCCTTGGCTGGCTTACCTATACAGAACATGGAAGTCTCTCTGTTTCCCCACGGTCATCTGAATCTGCTGAAGTCTTTGGTTGAAGATATTTGAGATACGATAGATGCCACCCAAAGCGAGAAAAGAACAGCGCACACCAAAGCTACACCACCACCAAACTAATTGGAATGATTCGGCACTTAGTGTCATCTGTATCGAAAGTTCATGTCAAATCCAGGACCAAACATACTGGGAATGTGGCCTGCAGCTGCAGGGTGGGCATGCTTTTGATTAGCTCTCATCTCCATCTCCATCAGCCTTTGAAATGCATCTGGATGATTGCCACCGCCTCCACCACCAACAAATGCTCCTGCATTTGGCGATAAGATATCAAAATTTATAGAGGTCattccaaaattcaaaatcagAAAATAATCCATAAAAAATGCAAAGTCTGCTTAAACCTTCCTAGCTATAAGCAACAAACAAAGGTTTCATGCAGGCTGCAGCAACAAGATTTACATAATAAGGTTATAGGGTAAAGTTATATGTAAGAGTTTGGGGGTATTTACCTCATGAGGGAAATTTGAATGCAAAAATCACATAGTCATGCACAAATCTTTAAAAGAAATCGTGTAATTTCTTTTTagaatttattttcaatgttaTTTGAGTTATGAATTGATTGGGTTCATAAGCGGCACATATTTCAAGTACCAATAAATTGAAGAATTTAATGATCCAGTGAACACAAGAATGGGAGTGAAAATTACCTGGTATTCCCATTCCGAAACTACCATAGTTAGACTGCTGATGTGGTAATGCAATGTTATGCATATTGTTTGTCTCTGGTACAAAGCTTTGCACGTGATTTATCTGATGAGGTAATTGCATACCTCCTGAAAACCCTTGATGGGGCAATTGCTGTGGGAAGTTTCCTGGAATTGGCAACTGCTGTATCAAGTGATAAGAAGCAGGATCAATGTGTGGGGCATTAACATGGTAACTATTATGCGGAACAAGATTTTCAAGAAAATTTTGAGGGTCATGAAAATTCTGTTGGGGGTTAACATGCTTCATATGCTCATCCCCATTAGCGAGATGATTCAACAATGGGTGTAGAGGAATAGCGTGGTTGACGGTATGAGATAATGTCCTTCCCTGCAAATGATGATGAAGAGCACCAGCATTTACCAGGTCACGGGGCCTCTGAAAAGAGCCATCCAACATGGTTGTTGGAATATCTTCTGCACCTCTTGGAATGGCATTACGCAAACTATCCTTAAGATGTCCTTCA
This region of Zingiber officinale cultivar Zhangliang chromosome 9A, Zo_v1.1, whole genome shotgun sequence genomic DNA includes:
- the LOC122021388 gene encoding auxin-responsive protein SAUR72-like; this translates as MGKGVLRSAARALSWPRGSKTTCSAEVPEDVKEGEFAVVAVWNEEATRFVASLSCLSNPVFLRLLELAEEEFGFQQEGALTVPCKPSELERIIKGIKNF